Below is a genomic region from Desulfobulbaceae bacterium.
TTTTCAGGTGGAAAAAAAACTACCTAGAAGCTGGTAAAGATATTACCGCCTTAACTGGCGAGGAATACAACAAAGGGAACAGGAAACCTCGCTATCCCGACGAGGTGATTAATATTGTAGAGCAGTCCATTGAAACAATCTATCTCACGCGCGAACGCAAAACTATTCAGGACACTCTAGACAATGCTAAAGCAGCGGTGATAAAGGAAAATCACCTTCGACCTTCGTCCATATACCTTCCTTTTCCGACACGCACATTGGTAAAGGGTATGATATCACAATTACCGGCCTTTGATAAATATGCTGCTCGACACGGCCGCACGGCAGCAATAAAAAAATTTCGGTCTGTACAATCCCATCGCACCACAAATGCTCCCTTGGAACGTGCAGAGATTGACCACACCATCTTAGATCTATTCGTTATTGATGATAGAAACGGATTACCACTTGGCAGACCATATGTCACTGCATGTATTGATGACTATACTCGTTGTCTTCTTGGAATCAATATTGGCTTTGAACCACCGAGTCATCTTAGCGTATCTCGCTGCTTAAAGCATGCATTTCTGCCCAAAATTGAACTTAATCAAGTATATCCATCAATTAATAAAAAATGGAATGCACATGGAGTTATGAGAGAACTTGTTGTTGACAATGGCCTTGAATTCCATAGCCAAAGCCTAGAAAAAGCATGCTTTATGCTGGGTATTGAAATTCACTACGCCCCCCGCAAGGTCCCATGGTTTAAAGGCAAAATCGAAAGATTTTTCAACACCTTTAACAAAGGAATTGCCCATGGAAATCCCGGGACAACTTTTCGAAATATTTTTGAAAAAGATGACTATAACCCAGAAAAGCATGCTGTTGTCAGACTAAGTATACTCCGGGAAATAATCTACATATGGGTTGTCGATTACTATCATCAAAAAAATCATCGTGCTCTAGGATTGTCTCCAGCATCTATGTGGGACTCAAGCATTCATTCGGAAGACATCCCGCTACCAGATAATCCTGCAATCATCGATGCCATCATGGGACGTAAAGAACTCAGAAAACTGACCCACAAGGGAATAGAATTGTCCGGCCTACTATACAACTCCCCGGAACTAACTGAGTTACGTAGAAAACACGGTGACAGTATTGATGTTGAGATTAGCGTTGATGATGGAGACATTGGTTCAATATATGTTTTCGCACCAGACAAACAGACTACATACATGGTTCGGGCTATATCTTGGGATTACGCAGAGGGACTAACCAATTGGCAACACCGTGTTTTCAAAAACTACTCAAAAAAGAATATGGAAAAACAAGATATAAATTCCTGGATTATGGCCAAAGATACCATATTTAATATAATCAGAAATGAGTCATTACTGAAAAAAAATAAATCGAACAAAAAAGTTGCTAGATTCACAGATACTGAAAGACTAATCGATCGACCACTCACCAAAAGTAAAGAAATTAATTCTGATATAATATCATCACCAGCTCCTGAGTTTACAACTTACACATTGGATCAATTAAGCGGAAAATTTAAAACTTTTACCCCAATCCAAAGACAACGTATTTCCTCCTATATACAGGAGGACTCGGATGATTAATATAGAATCTCAAATCTCTACAAAATATCTTATTGAAACAACGATAGTTCCCCATACCGCTTTTGATAATGCTACTCAAAGAATAGCACAATGCCTAAATTACAGCGATGAAGCATCAGAACCGATAGGCATCGCATTAATTGGAGAATCAAGAACAGGCAAAAGTCGCTTATTGGAAGATTTCGAGTGCCAACACAACCCAACACGGGATGAAAATGGTATTAATAAAAAAATTATCAGAGTAAAAACTCCATCAAAGCCTACTGTTAAAAGTTTAGTAGAATTAATGCTTCGCGAGATTAAAGATCCAATATTTACAAATGGTACAGAAAATTCTAAAACAATTCGACTAAAATGCTTAATGAATAAAACTGGAATAAAAATGGTTATGATTGATGAGTTTCAGCACTTTTATGACAAAGGATCTCATAAAGTCATGCATCATGTTGCTGACTGGCTTAAAATACTGGTAGATGACAGCAAAGTATCCCTTGTTGTTGCTGGACTACCAACATGCAAAACAGTAATTGACCAGAATGAACAATTAGCAGGTCGTTTTATGGCACCAATAATATTGCCACGATTTGACTGGTCAAAAGATACCCAACGGGAAGAATTTATTGGAATATTGGACGCATTTCAACAAATAATGGAAAAATATTTTAATACCCCTAAATTTTCCAATCAAGAAATGTCTTTTAGGTTTTATTGTGCCACAGGTGGCCTAATTGGATATCTGACAAAATTACTTAGACAAACAGTTTGGGACGCGCTTGATTCTGGCGACAATATCATCAAATTGAAAAATCTTAGTCAAGCTTATGCCAAATCCATTTGGACTCATGAGCATCCCAATCCATTCGACGATGCATTTTCAGACCAACCAACCGAATTCATACTTTCACAAATACAGAAAATTGGAGCACATGAGCCCGAGGAACCAGGATCAGAATCTGCCACAATAAAATCGGGAAGGAAAAGAAGAAATAAAATGACTCCATCACAGATTCTTTCAGCTCAGTAACAGCGCCATGGACCTTACATTACTAGTTAGAACCCCTTCACCGTTTGCCACTGAAAGCCTTTGGGGATTTGCCTTACGCGTTTCTGAAGAAAACGGATACGACAATCCACGACATATTTTAAAGTTAGCTGGATTCAATCAATACGAAAGGAAAACAGCAAGTTTTCCCTTTAACAAACTTGCAACTATTCTCGGGAAAGATCAATCAGATCTAGAACCGATTGCGTACTCGAAAAACTCAGGAAACAATTCACGAGAATTTTTTATTTTAGGTAAGTCGCTGGGAAATTCGCTTAAACACTATCCTTTGCGATTAACAAAACCATCGTTTTGCCCCCATTGTGTTGCCGAAACAGGACATCTCGACGCATGTTGGGATATCAATCTATCTGTTGCCTGCCCTAAACATAAATGTCAAGTGATCAACAAATGTCATATCTGCGGCAAAGATCTTCGGTGGTTTCGACCCGGTCTCTTGAGATGTAATTGTGGCGCCTTGCTATCAGATTCGCCAAGGATAGAAGTCAATAGCCCCGTCACCGAATTAATGGCAATATTATTCGCGAAAATCCATGGCAAGTCAGTCAGTAACATCAACAATCCGAACAATTTTCCTATTAGAGAGATGGAAGAAATTTCATTACGATCTTTCCTTCTGGTGATACCAGCTCTAGGACGATTTAATCTTGTTGGCCATTTATCAACAGCAGAAATCACTCCAATCAATCTCGTGGCCAGCGCAGCTGAAGTCTTTACGAATTGGCCATTTGGCTATCACGATTTTCTAAGAAAACTTGGAGCACATGCAAATTATGACAAACATCCAACTATCGGATTAAGAAAATATTTTGAGAATTATTACTCATCAATGTTTAAACAACGAACTAGCCATAAATACATCGAATTTCTTCGCGATGAATTTGTGAATTTTGGGCTAAATGAATGGGGGGAGAGCGTCGTGGACAAGAAAATGATGCGTGGAATGCCAATCTCCAAAGAACGCTTCGTTTCCTCAGCTGAATTGTCCCGACAATTGGGTGTTAGCATAAGAACCGTTAAAAAATGGGCTCAAAAAGGTAAAATTGAAATCAAGGAGGTCATGGCTAACACCCAAAAGCGCTATCTTGTCGACTTAGAGAATCTATTCATACCTCCTAAGGTCAAAGGAAGGGTGATTAGGATGCGTGAAGCAGCAGCCTTTATTGGTATCCCTGTTAGCGTTCTTAAAGGGTTAAGAGAGTCAGGCCATTACGATATCCAACACATGCCGAGACAAAAACCAGGCTTTCACGAGGCTGACTTAAATGTCTTCCGGTTCAATTTACTTAACCTCAGCCCTCTTATACGTGAATCCATAACCGGAAATAATGATTTTATTACTTTTGCTCATATTATGGAGCAACTTCAATTCTGGTCAAAATCAGGAAAAGCCGATTTCGTTCGTGACTATCTCATTGGGGAAATACATTCGGCAGGCAGGATTGGAGACTCTGTGGAACAAATCATTTTTAAAAAAAATGATGTTCTCAAATACATTCAATCATGTAGAGTTGCATATTCGGCTTGTACCATTTCGCGCAAAAACGCAGCCGATCGTATAAAATGTGACATCCAGGCTATTCCTGGATTAATCGAAAAGGGCTATCTATTTGGACAACAGCAGAAACCATCTAGGCTGAGGGTTGACGGGAAATCTGTAGATCATTTTTCGAAGAATTATATTTCCTTAGGACACCTAGCAACTCAAGTCAATTCCACCTCATCCAAATTGTTACAAATCTGCACGCAGTTAAACGTCACCGTAGTCCCAATACCGCGAAGCTATAAAGGGGGAACTGCGGCATTTATTAAACGCAGTGACCTAACAACGCTCACAACACAAATTAAAGTCACAAATCGACGCTCATCTCGATAAGCCCACCGATGGCAGGTAGAGACACAGAAACAATAAAATTTCTTAAATCCTCGGCAAATCGCCTTGGGCCGCTCAGATATCAAGCTAAAACACTTCGACCTGCCTCATAATCCGTAGCAGACCATCACTACACCACAAACCAAGTCACAAAGAACTGCTGAGCCGTGATACTTATTGTCATAGGGACAATGTCAGACACGGCAACGACGAAGTCTGACTCGTCATCCCTCCACAA
It encodes:
- a CDS encoding DDE-type integrase/transposase/recombinase — protein: MTPIIKSTWDRLKEPQKPPHWTTVFRWKKNYLEAGKDITALTGEEYNKGNRKPRYPDEVINIVEQSIETIYLTRERKTIQDTLDNAKAAVIKENHLRPSSIYLPFPTRTLVKGMISQLPAFDKYAARHGRTAAIKKFRSVQSHRTTNAPLERAEIDHTILDLFVIDDRNGLPLGRPYVTACIDDYTRCLLGINIGFEPPSHLSVSRCLKHAFLPKIELNQVYPSINKKWNAHGVMRELVVDNGLEFHSQSLEKACFMLGIEIHYAPRKVPWFKGKIERFFNTFNKGIAHGNPGTTFRNIFEKDDYNPEKHAVVRLSILREIIYIWVVDYYHQKNHRALGLSPASMWDSSIHSEDIPLPDNPAIIDAIMGRKELRKLTHKGIELSGLLYNSPELTELRRKHGDSIDVEISVDDGDIGSIYVFAPDKQTTYMVRAISWDYAEGLTNWQHRVFKNYSKKNMEKQDINSWIMAKDTIFNIIRNESLLKKNKSNKKVARFTDTERLIDRPLTKSKEINSDIISSPAPEFTTYTLDQLSGKFKTFTPIQRQRISSYIQEDSDD
- a CDS encoding AAA family ATPase, whose translation is MINIESQISTKYLIETTIVPHTAFDNATQRIAQCLNYSDEASEPIGIALIGESRTGKSRLLEDFECQHNPTRDENGINKKIIRVKTPSKPTVKSLVELMLREIKDPIFTNGTENSKTIRLKCLMNKTGIKMVMIDEFQHFYDKGSHKVMHHVADWLKILVDDSKVSLVVAGLPTCKTVIDQNEQLAGRFMAPIILPRFDWSKDTQREEFIGILDAFQQIMEKYFNTPKFSNQEMSFRFYCATGGLIGYLTKLLRQTVWDALDSGDNIIKLKNLSQAYAKSIWTHEHPNPFDDAFSDQPTEFILSQIQKIGAHEPEEPGSESATIKSGRKRRNKMTPSQILSAQ